The following is a genomic window from Chryseobacterium sp. StRB126.
GGAATTATCATGGGAATGAACCTGTTTGGCTTTATGGGGCTTATTTTTGGTCCTATTCTGATCTCATTAACCATTCTTTTGATACAGGTATACAGCAATGAGTTTACGGATGAGAATGCTCCTCCTGATCTGGAATTATCTAATAATGCTGATGTAAATGATAAATTGATTTAATTATATAAAAGTGGAGGGAATAAATCCGGAAATATTAAAAGAGATCTGTGTAGTAAAAATGCCGTTTGGTAAATACGAAGGAACAGTTTTAGCAGATCTTCCTATCAGTTACCTTGAATGGTTTCACCGAAGTGGAATGCCTAAAGGAAAGCTGGGAATGCAGCTTTCAACAATCTATGAGATCAAAATAAATGGATTGATGGAGCTGTTAATACCCATCAGAGCTTCTGTAAGAAATGGGTTGTAAAAATAAAAACATTCTCTTTTTGAGATAAAGTCTCGGCGGCTTCGAAGAAGCCGCCGAGACTGTTTTTATTAGATATTTTTAATTTTTTAAAGCTGCAATTTCATCCCTTAGCTTAGCCGCTTTAATAAAGTCGAGGCTTTTAGCCGCTGCTTCCATTTCTTTCTGCTTCTGTTCGATTATTTTTTCAACATCTTCACTGGCATAGGTAGCTTTAACTTCAGCGACCTTTTGAAGGATTTCTTTCTGAGTGTACTTTTCATCAGGGAAATCTTTGCTTCTTCCAACCAGATTTTCAGAGATCTTTTTATTCAGAGCTTTTGGTACCATGCCATTGTCTTCATTGTACTTCATCTGTTTTGCACGGCGGTATTCGGTTTCATCCAATGTGGCCTGCATAGATTTGGTAATTTTATCGGCATACATAATCGCTTTCCCGTTGATATTCCTTGCAGCACGTCCTACCGTCTGTATCATGGATCTTCTGCTTCTCAACATTCCTTCTTTGTCAGCATCCAGAATAGCTACTAAAGAAACTTCCGGTAAGTCTAGGCCCTCTCTTAATAAGTTTACTCCGATTAAGACATCAAAAAGCCCTAAACGCAGATCTTGCATAATCTGAATTCGTTCCAGGGTTTCAACATCCGAGTGAATATATCGTGTTCTGATTCCGAATTTTGTAAAATATTTGGTTAATTCCTCTGCCATTTTCTTGGTCAAGGTGGTCACCAAAACCCTTTCATCAGCATCAGCTCTTTTTTGGATTTCTTCCATTAAATCATCAATCTGATTTAAGCTGGGTCTTACTTCAATAATAGGGTCAAGAAGTCCTGTTGGACGGATAATCTGTTCAATATAAGCACCTCCTGTTCTTTCCAGTTCATAATCTGCCGGCGTAGCAGAAACATAGATCACTTGGTTCTGTATGGCTTCAAATTCCTCAAACTTTAAAGGTCTGTTGTCCATAGCTGCAGGAAGCCTGAAACCATATTCCACCAAAGATTCCTTTCTGCTTCGGTCACCACCATACATGGCATGAACCTGAGGAACTGTTACGTGGCTTTCGTCTATTACCATTAGGAAGTCCTTAGGGAAATAATCAATCAGGCAGAAAGGTCGGGTGCCGGGAAGTCTGCCGTCAAGGTATCGGGAATAGTTTTCAATCCCTGAGCAGTAGCCCAGTTCTTTTATCATTTCAAGATCCAGCTCTGTTCTTTCCTGAAGGCGTTTTGCTTCCAGGGGTTTTCCTATAGAGCTAAAGAAATCAACCTGTTTCAGCATATCATCCTGAATATCTTTAATCGCTCCGTTTAAAGTCTCTTTTGAGGTCACGAAAAGATTAGCAGGATAAATCTGTATTTGATCAAAATTATCTTCTACATTCCCGGATATAGGATCAAAGCTTTGAATTTTTTCAATTTCATCTCCAAAAAACTGAATTCTGATCGCGTTATCTGCATAGGCCGGAAAAACATCAATGACATCTCCTTTTACACGAAACGTTCCTCTTTGAAATTCATTCAAAGTTCGTGCATATAAAGCATTAACTAAGGAATGGAGTAGCGCCGTTCTCGTAACTTTTTCACCAATAGCAATAGAAATTAATGATTTGTGAAATTCCGTAGGATTCCCAATACCATAAATACAGGAAACAGAAGCCACAATCAAAACGTCTCTTCTCCCTGAAAGAAGACTTGCGGTAGCAGAAAGACGTAATTTTTCAACTTCTTCATTGATGCTCAGGTCTTTTTCAATATAAGTTCCGGTGGTAGCAATATAAGCTTCCGGCTGATAGTAGTCATAGTAACTCACAAAGTACTCCACGGCATTTTCCGGAAAGAATTCCTTAAACTCCATGAAAAGCTGTGCGGCCAGCGTTTTATTATGAGCCAGAACCAAAGTAGGACGTTGAACGTTCTGAACAACATTGGCAACCGTAAAGGTTTTTCCGGATCCAGTTACCCCAAGTAGAGTCTGGTATTTTTCACCAATCTCTATTCCTGCAGTTAATTTATCAATGGCTTGGGGCTGATCCCCGGTGGGTTTATATTCTGATTGAAGCTTAAAATCCATAAGAAAAGAATGTATAGAACAAAAATACGAAAGAAATTATTAGGCATGATAAAGTTTTGATGATGAATATTCTACTTGTCAGTCACATATGTATTTTATTAAAGCTGTAGTACATTGTGTATGGCATTATTTTTCCATTCATTTTCAAACATCTAATCGTAATATCATGAAAATCAATCAATTTTATATTCCTGCGCTCATTCTTTTTCTTACTTTATCTTCATGTAAGAAGAACAATGCACAGGCGCAACAGACCGGAAATGACGTCAGTGTAGAGACAGAAAAACCTAATTCTGAATACCAGCCAGCATTTAAGGGGCAGACAAGGATAAAGGCGGTGAAAACAAATACTGCCTATAGTGTAGAGATACTGAATAAAGATCTCGGGAGACCTTGGGGAATAATTAATTTACCAGATGGAAGATTCCTCATTACAGATAAAAAGGGACATATGAATGTTGTTTCCAAGGAAGGAAAACAGATTACAAAAATAGAAGGTTTTCCAAAGGTAGATGCAAGAGGGCAGGGTGGAATGCTGGATGTAGCTTTGGATCCTGATTTTAAAACCAACTCGATTATTTATTTCAGCTTTTCAGAACCCTTTGAAAAAGGGAACCTGACCTCTGTGGCTAAGGGAAAATTATCAGATGATCTCAAAACGATTTCAGAGTCGAAAGTGATTTTCCGGGCAGAACCCTCTTATGATGGAGATAAACATTATGGCAGCAGGCTGGTTTTTGATAAAGATGGAAATTTATTTGTCAGTACAGGAGAAAGGTCTGATAAAGTTACAAGGGCTTATGCTCAGAAAACAGATAATTATCTAGGTAAAATAATCAAAATAACGAGGGATGGGCTACCGGCTCCGGGAAATCCATTTATAGGGAAACAGGGATATAAGCCTGAAATTTATGCTTATGGAGTCCGTAATCCCCAAGGGCTGGCTATGGATCCAAACGGAAACCTTTGGGATGTGGAAATGGGACCAAGAGGAGGTGATGAAATCAATCTTATTCAACCTGGGAAAAATTACGGATGGGGAGATGTCACCTATGGTATTGAATATTCTGGGGCTAAAGTAGGTAGCGGAATTACCCAGAAACAAGGCACCGAGCAGCCTGTTTATTATTGGGATCCTGTAATTTCTCCAAGCGGAGTTACCTTTTATACCGGAAATATAGACGAATGGAAAGGAAATCTATTCATTGGATGTCTGAGTGGTGAGCATATCAACAGAATTGTGATGAAAGATCATAAAGTTGTAGGCGAAGAACGCCTTTTGGCAGATCAGCATGAACGATTCAGAGATGTTTTGGACGGTATGGATGGGAATCTCTATGCAGTCACGGATAGCGGAAAACTGTATAAGATTTCAAAGAAATAAAAAAGCCAGCTGAAAATTTTCAGCTGGCCATTTTTGTAAGGAAGCAGAAGGCTGTAAGAGGGAAGTTTTTACAGCCATGAAAAATAAAACTCTAATTTTTTATTAAATGATTTTAATTGATGGTAAGGCAATTAGAAACTTCCAGCCTCCCTCTTCCTGCTTCTAGCTTTTTTTAAAACTTAAAATTAAGTCTGGCAAAGACCTGTCTCCCTGCAAACCCCATCTGTACCGGGTCAAAAATTCCACCAGCTTCTGTGTTCCCTTCACTTACTTGTGTTTTTTGTAAGGTTGGGTATCTGTTGAATATATTTTTACTTCCCAGCGTAAAGTTGAGGTTATTTGAAATCTCATATCCAAAAGAGACATCAGTGGTTATTTTAGGATTGTAAACCTGTTCTGCATCATCATATCCAATTAATGTAACCTTATCAAATCTTACCAGCTGAAGATTTGCATTGAATTTTTTGATCTTATAGTTGAGGTTGAGATTAATCTTGGTTTTAGGTGCAGAAGCAAGAATAAATGCTCTTTCTCTGGCACTTAAATAGACATCTTCTTTACCTTGTAATTTGGGTGAGGTATTAACTTTGGTAATTTCCATGTCATTATAGTTAACGGCTAATGTTGCCGTTAACTTTCCTGAACCTAAACTTTCACTATAACTCAGGATGACATCAATCCCTTTGGTTCGGGTATCGATAGCGTTAGCAAAAAATTGTACCTGATCTATATAAGGATATTGAGTTTGGAGTTCAGATGGTAATTCAGCTTTAGGAAAGTATCCGGTTAAAACAATTCTATTTTTTACACTGATATAATAACCATCAACTGTAGCAGTGAATTTTCCTGTATTGAAAGTAAACCCTGCACTTCCGTTGACTGATGTCTCTTGCTTTAGCTGATCAATTCCAAGGTTGCTTGCTAAATCACTGTCATTTGATGCCAGCTGAATCGTAACGAGCTGCCCACCCTGAAAGTTTGTAAATTGTTGACTATAATATTTTTGAGCTAAAGAAGGTGCTCTGAATCCAGTAGAGACAGATCCACGGAAGGCGAATTGTGGGGTAATGGCATATCGCGTAGCAAACTTACCATTTAAAGTACTTCCAAAATCATTATAATTCTCAAATCTTCCGGCTACACTGATCATCCATTTTTCTGTAATATCAAGTTCAGTATCAAGGTAGGCTGCAAAGTTATTTCTGCTTTTGTTTGTGTTAGTAGAATACCCCGGAAATCCTTGTGATCCACCGGGCCTGATATTTCCATTTATGGGATTTGTAACTAATAAACTTTCTGGAGTGTTAGAAGTAACGATGTTTCCATTAATATCATACATTGCATAAGAAGACTCTTCTCCTTTAATGATTTCAAACTTTTCATATCTGAATTCTGATCCGAGAGCAACATTTAATCCTTTAAGAACTTTAAACTGTTTGACTGCATTAAAACCTGTTGTATTTTGTAGTAAAGAATGTCCACCGGCGTTAAAACTGGTTGGAGATTTTAGACCTAAAGTTGCATTGAGGGTTTGATCAATCTGATAAGTAAATCTGTTATTTCCAAAGGCATTATAAAAGTCTACATCCCAATTGGCTACTTTAAATTTTAAACCATTATCAAAGGTGAAGTCACTAATGCTGGTATTTTCAATGGGATCGAATCCATTAGGATAAATTCCGGGGATGTTTTTATCATCATTTGCTGTTCTTGTCCAGGCATAGGCTTTGGTATTTCTGTGTGAAAAGCCCTGACGGGAATAAAATTTCAGCCCATCAGTTAATGGAAGTTCAATATTTCCGAAGAAATATACATTTTGTGCTTTTGCATCTCCGAAACGTTGTCTAGGAGCAGGAGGATTATTGTAAATATCAGGATTAGCGTTTCTGATTGCGTAATCTTTGTTGATGAATTCTGCTGTGAAATTTCCGAAACCTCCTTTGTTACCAATTTTTGTTCCTAGATTTCCGCTGAAATCAAAAGTAATTCCATCCACTTTATGATCTGAAACCACATCGTTATTTCCCGGGCTTTTAAAAAGGTTCATTCCATAGAAAGCATTTCCTTCAAAGCCTTTATCCCGATCATTAAGGATAACGTTGATAACCCCGGCAATAGCATCTGAACCATATTGAGCCGAAGCCCCATCACGAAGAACTTCTACCCGTTTAATGGCTCCAATAGGGATTGTATTCATATCGTATCCCGTGTTTCCTCTTCCTTTGGTTCCGAAAAGGTTAATCAGGGAAGATTGATGATATCTTTTTCCATTAAGGAGCAAAAGAGTCTGATCCGGGCCGAGTCCTCTTAGTGTAGCCGGGTCTACCGCATCAGCACCATCTGATCCTGATTGTTTGTTAGAGTTAAAGGAAGGTGCAGAAAACTGTAAAAGCTGGTTCACTTCTACCTGACCCGTAGATTGGCTTACCTGTTTGATATCTATAACATCAATAGGAACGGGAGTATTGATGACGGTTCTTTTCTTGTTCCGGCTTCCGGTAATAGCTACTTCGTCTATTTTTGATTCTTTTGTCAGCGTATCTTTTACCTGTTGAGCGTAAGATAGAGAAGATGCTGTAAGAAAAATGATGCTTATGTATTTTATCTTCATATTGATAATTTTGAGTGATGGTTAACTCAAAATTATCAATATTTATTTTTAAATCAATACTTAAATTGATTATTTGTTATGAATGTATTAATTTAATTATGTTTATCTTAAATGAAAGTAAAATAATAGTTAAAATATTTAATTTAACGAAAATTTTTAATCTTAAAAGCTGGTAATGATTCGGTTAAGCCCTTCTTTCAGAATTTCCTGAGAAGTAGAGAAGCATATTCTGATATGTCCTTCAGCTCCTTTTCCGAACCATCTTTCTGATCCTGGAACAATGGCTACTTTTCCATATTGCAACACATGCTGGGCAAACTGGTCGCTGGACATACCATTTTCAATCTTCGGAAATAATACAAAAGTGGCTTCAGGAAGATTTGGGGTTACAAGTCCTGATCCGTTCAGAATTTGGAAAGCTAAATCTCTGTTTTGTTGTAAGTGACTTAAGAACTCTTTGTACCAAGGCTTAGCCCTTTCCAATGCAACACTCCCGGCAATTTGTGATAAGGTAGAAACTCCTTCTATGGTAGAATTGAAATTGGATTTCTCAGTAAAATCTTCCAAAATCTCCTGATCATTGCATAGAATAGCTCCAATTCTCAACCCTGCAATTCCAAATGACTTCGAAAATCCATAAACTGTGAAACTTTTTCTTTTGGCTTCTTCAGAAACTGATGAATAGGTATAAAAGTCCCTGTTGTCATAAATAATATCACTCCAGATTTCATCACTCATTACCCATAAATCATGAGCCGCAGCAATCTCTGAAACCTTTTTCAAAACTTCTTTGGAATAGAGCCTACCAAGCGGATTATGTGGATTACAGATACAGATAAGTTTTGTATTGGAACTTATTAAGGAACCCAGTTTTTCAAAATCAATTTCTCCGGTTTGGGTATTTACAGGACAAAGTTTTACGGTTCCACCAGCTGTTTCTACAGATTTTTTAAATAAGAAATCTACAGGATCCAGAATGATAGCTTCGTCACCAGGTTTTAAAACATATTTGGCGATCAGAAACATCCCTTGTGCAGCACTGTTGATGGCCAATACATTTTCAGGAGAGAAAATCCCATGCTTTTCCTGGTTAAAATGCTCTGCGAGACTTTTCTTGAACTCAGGAATTCCTGAGAACGGGCCATAGCTCAGATAGCCATCCTTTATGTATTCAATGATGCCCTGTTCTATTTCAACAGCTGTTCTAAAGTCTGGGTCAGCAGCTGTTAAAGGGATTATCCCGTCTTCCAGAGTTGCCCATCTTCCGTTATAGGCTTTTCTTTTTAGGGCTTCAAAGTTGATATCGTTATTGGTAAACATTTTTTATTTATATGATATGGGTAAAATATTGTCTGTCTGTTGGTCCGTCGGGAGAAGAAACTGGTTTAATAATATTCTTCCATTATTGATATGGGTTTCTATTTCAGGCTTCCTTTCTGCTTCATATTTACGGAAAGCTTCTGTGATGGAGCGTTCTTCAACTAGATGTTTAGTCAGCATGTGAGAGTCTTTCAGTGCTGAGGTGACTCCCTGGCTTGTGAAAGGAATGAGCGGATGTGCTGCATCGCCTATGAATACAATGTTATCTTTATAAAAAGGGTTGAGTTCCTCTAGTTCATAAACGCACCATAAATGAACATTTTTGTAACTCGATTTTCGAATAATGGAAGAAACTAAAGGATCCCAGTCTGCAAAAACTTCAAGCATATATTTCTTCAGGTTATCTGGGGTGCACTCATTGATCTTATATTTTTCATTGTCAAACTGGGAATACCAAAGAATAGTATCATGAGAAAGTTTAAGAATCCCAAAAGTAAGCCCACCCTGATCATGATGAAATTTCATGAAATCATTTTCTATAGTAGCAGCTATTTCTTCATTTTGAATGATATTGACTACTTCATTTTCCTGTACTTGTCTCATTTTTTCATCCTTGAAGAGGCATCTTCTGATACGGCTTTTAGAGCCATCTGAAACAATAGCGATGTCAGCATCTATATAACTTCCATCAGAATGTTTCAGTTTTCCTTTTTCTGTATCAGAGGGAATTATGGAGGCGTTATATGTTATTTTTTCGGGGGATATATTTTCGGATAATAGATGGATGAGTGACTGTCTGGAGATGGCAAACACATTGTTGAGTTCCTTTTCTGCAAGTTTTTTTCCTTTATGGGAATACTGTACATATTTTTTCAGAAAGCTTCCATGTTCAAAAAGTACAGCAGGATCTATAATCTGGCTAAGATATTCTATGCCTTCCTGTGGAATAAGAAAACCATGGCCAGCCAAATCTTCTTTTCTTCTTCTTTCATAAATGTGATAATCAAGTTTGTATTTTTCGAGTTGATTCGCCATGCTTAAGCCGGAAATACCAGCGCCCACGACAACAATTTTGTTCATGTTCGGAATAATGGTTTTTTCAGGTTGGTGTTTAAATACTTTTCGGTCTGTTTTTTATGGGTACAAAAGTAAATTAAAATCATTCATTATTTTTAAAAAATAAATTAATTTGATTCTTATTTTTTGAAAAATATAATGAAAAGCATAAGGAATGTATGAGAATAAAGGTAAGATTTTGAGGAGGATATTTTCACATGGATATACAGTATAAAAAAACCGGAAATGAATTCCGGTTTTGCTTTTATTCTTATGCTTTTTCAAGCTGAACTGTAAAATGCCTTAATATTTCCGGCTCCCAGGTGATTTTATACCCTTTTGCGATTTCTTCACGTCTTTCGTATACATTTTTTATCGCAGCAGCAATATAATCCATATGATTGTTGGTATAGGTTCTTCGGGGGATCGCAAGGCGTACCAATTCCAGTTTTGGATAACGGTTTTGTCTTGTCTCAGGATCTCTATCGGCCAGTAAAGTTCCGATTTCCACCGTTCTGATTCCTGCTTCCTTATAGATTTCAAGACCTAAAGTTTGTGCAGGATATTCCTCACGGGAAACATTAGGAAGGAAACTTAAAGAATCAATGAAAACAGCGTGTCCTCCGATAGGTTTCTGTACTGGGATTCCATATTCAATGAGCTTGTTTCCAAGATATTCTACCTGAGAAATTCTGCTTTCTAGATAAGCAAATTCTGTAGCTTCATCAAGACCTACTGCTAATGCAGCCATATCTCTTCCAGCCATTCCTCCATAAGTGATGAATCCTTCATAGATGATCGTGAAATTGGACGCTTTTCTGAAAACTTCCTCATTGTTTAAAGCGATAAAACCACCAATATTTACTAATCCATCTTTTTTAGAACTCATGGTCATTCCTTCTCCATAAGAGAAAATTTCTTTACAGATCTCTTTGATGGTTCTGTTTTCCTGACCCTGCTCTCTTTTCTTAATGAAGTAAGCATTCTCTGCAAACCTTGCAGAATCAAAGAATACAGGGATTCCATATTGGTCAGAAAGAGCTTTTACAGCTTTCATGTTTTCCAGAGAAACAGGTTGCCCTCCTGAAGAATTGCAGGTAATGGTAATCAGACAGAAAGGAATATTTTCCTTAGGATGGCTTTTATAAATCTCTTCCAGTTTTTCAAGGTTGATATTTCCTTTGAAAGGGTGAGGATTATTAATATCAAAAGCTTCGTCAATAGTACAGTCAACGGCATGGGCCTTTCTGAACTCGATGTGTCCCTTTGTAGTGTCAAAATGTGAGTTTCCCGGAACTATATTTCCTTCCTTCACCAATACAGAGAAAAGTACATTTTCTGCTGCTCTTCCCTGGTGAGTAGGTAATAGATATTTGAATCCGGTAATTTTTTCAACACTGTTCTGAAGTTGTTCAAAAGAACGGGAGCCTGCATAGCTTTCGTCCCCGGTCATCAGCGCGCCCCATTGCCTGTCAGACATTGCTCCGGTTCCGGAATCAGTTAAAAGATCAATAAAAACTTGCGAAGATTTTAAGTTGAAGAGATTATAATTAGCTTCTTTAAGCCATTGTTCTCTTTCAGCTCTTGTGGATTGGCGGATTTCTTCCACCATTTTAATGCGGAAAGGCTCCGCGTACGGTAAATTCATGGGTTGGTATGTTTTTAAATTGTGTGTAAAAGAAAATTTGTTTGAAAATAATTTTCAAATTCATCAATGTACATCTAAAGTGAAAGTGGATTATTCCGGTGCTTTAAATATATTTTCATCAGAATGAAATCCGGCTACACCGCCGCTCACTGCAAACTTCATAGCAGAAGCAGCAGTCAT
Proteins encoded in this region:
- a CDS encoding DUF3820 family protein, producing MNPEILKEICVVKMPFGKYEGTVLADLPISYLEWFHRSGMPKGKLGMQLSTIYEIKINGLMELLIPIRASVRNGL
- the uvrB gene encoding excinuclease ABC subunit UvrB, which encodes MDFKLQSEYKPTGDQPQAIDKLTAGIEIGEKYQTLLGVTGSGKTFTVANVVQNVQRPTLVLAHNKTLAAQLFMEFKEFFPENAVEYFVSYYDYYQPEAYIATTGTYIEKDLSINEEVEKLRLSATASLLSGRRDVLIVASVSCIYGIGNPTEFHKSLISIAIGEKVTRTALLHSLVNALYARTLNEFQRGTFRVKGDVIDVFPAYADNAIRIQFFGDEIEKIQSFDPISGNVEDNFDQIQIYPANLFVTSKETLNGAIKDIQDDMLKQVDFFSSIGKPLEAKRLQERTELDLEMIKELGYCSGIENYSRYLDGRLPGTRPFCLIDYFPKDFLMVIDESHVTVPQVHAMYGGDRSRKESLVEYGFRLPAAMDNRPLKFEEFEAIQNQVIYVSATPADYELERTGGAYIEQIIRPTGLLDPIIEVRPSLNQIDDLMEEIQKRADADERVLVTTLTKKMAEELTKYFTKFGIRTRYIHSDVETLERIQIMQDLRLGLFDVLIGVNLLREGLDLPEVSLVAILDADKEGMLRSRRSMIQTVGRAARNINGKAIMYADKITKSMQATLDETEYRRAKQMKYNEDNGMVPKALNKKISENLVGRSKDFPDEKYTQKEILQKVAEVKATYASEDVEKIIEQKQKEMEAAAKSLDFIKAAKLRDEIAALKN
- a CDS encoding PQQ-dependent sugar dehydrogenase — protein: MKINQFYIPALILFLTLSSCKKNNAQAQQTGNDVSVETEKPNSEYQPAFKGQTRIKAVKTNTAYSVEILNKDLGRPWGIINLPDGRFLITDKKGHMNVVSKEGKQITKIEGFPKVDARGQGGMLDVALDPDFKTNSIIYFSFSEPFEKGNLTSVAKGKLSDDLKTISESKVIFRAEPSYDGDKHYGSRLVFDKDGNLFVSTGERSDKVTRAYAQKTDNYLGKIIKITRDGLPAPGNPFIGKQGYKPEIYAYGVRNPQGLAMDPNGNLWDVEMGPRGGDEINLIQPGKNYGWGDVTYGIEYSGAKVGSGITQKQGTEQPVYYWDPVISPSGVTFYTGNIDEWKGNLFIGCLSGEHINRIVMKDHKVVGEERLLADQHERFRDVLDGMDGNLYAVTDSGKLYKISKK
- a CDS encoding TonB-dependent receptor plug domain-containing protein gives rise to the protein MKIKYISIIFLTASSLSYAQQVKDTLTKESKIDEVAITGSRNKKRTVINTPVPIDVIDIKQVSQSTGQVEVNQLLQFSAPSFNSNKQSGSDGADAVDPATLRGLGPDQTLLLLNGKRYHQSSLINLFGTKGRGNTGYDMNTIPIGAIKRVEVLRDGASAQYGSDAIAGVINVILNDRDKGFEGNAFYGMNLFKSPGNNDVVSDHKVDGITFDFSGNLGTKIGNKGGFGNFTAEFINKDYAIRNANPDIYNNPPAPRQRFGDAKAQNVYFFGNIELPLTDGLKFYSRQGFSHRNTKAYAWTRTANDDKNIPGIYPNGFDPIENTSISDFTFDNGLKFKVANWDVDFYNAFGNNRFTYQIDQTLNATLGLKSPTSFNAGGHSLLQNTTGFNAVKQFKVLKGLNVALGSEFRYEKFEIIKGEESSYAMYDINGNIVTSNTPESLLVTNPINGNIRPGGSQGFPGYSTNTNKSRNNFAAYLDTELDITEKWMISVAGRFENYNDFGSTLNGKFATRYAITPQFAFRGSVSTGFRAPSLAQKYYSQQFTNFQGGQLVTIQLASNDSDLASNLGIDQLKQETSVNGSAGFTFNTGKFTATVDGYYISVKNRIVLTGYFPKAELPSELQTQYPYIDQVQFFANAIDTRTKGIDVILSYSESLGSGKLTATLAVNYNDMEITKVNTSPKLQGKEDVYLSARERAFILASAPKTKINLNLNYKIKKFNANLQLVRFDKVTLIGYDDAEQVYNPKITTDVSFGYEISNNLNFTLGSKNIFNRYPTLQKTQVSEGNTEAGGIFDPVQMGFAGRQVFARLNFKF
- a CDS encoding pyridoxal phosphate-dependent aminotransferase; this encodes MFTNNDINFEALKRKAYNGRWATLEDGIIPLTAADPDFRTAVEIEQGIIEYIKDGYLSYGPFSGIPEFKKSLAEHFNQEKHGIFSPENVLAINSAAQGMFLIAKYVLKPGDEAIILDPVDFLFKKSVETAGGTVKLCPVNTQTGEIDFEKLGSLISSNTKLICICNPHNPLGRLYSKEVLKKVSEIAAAHDLWVMSDEIWSDIIYDNRDFYTYSSVSEEAKRKSFTVYGFSKSFGIAGLRIGAILCNDQEILEDFTEKSNFNSTIEGVSTLSQIAGSVALERAKPWYKEFLSHLQQNRDLAFQILNGSGLVTPNLPEATFVLFPKIENGMSSDQFAQHVLQYGKVAIVPGSERWFGKGAEGHIRICFSTSQEILKEGLNRIITSF
- a CDS encoding FAD-dependent monooxygenase; translated protein: MNKIVVVGAGISGLSMANQLEKYKLDYHIYERRRKEDLAGHGFLIPQEGIEYLSQIIDPAVLFEHGSFLKKYVQYSHKGKKLAEKELNNVFAISRQSLIHLLSENISPEKITYNASIIPSDTEKGKLKHSDGSYIDADIAIVSDGSKSRIRRCLFKDEKMRQVQENEVVNIIQNEEIAATIENDFMKFHHDQGGLTFGILKLSHDTILWYSQFDNEKYKINECTPDNLKKYMLEVFADWDPLVSSIIRKSSYKNVHLWCVYELEELNPFYKDNIVFIGDAAHPLIPFTSQGVTSALKDSHMLTKHLVEERSITEAFRKYEAERKPEIETHINNGRILLNQFLLPTDQQTDNILPISYK
- a CDS encoding tryptophanase; the protein is MNLPYAEPFRIKMVEEIRQSTRAEREQWLKEANYNLFNLKSSQVFIDLLTDSGTGAMSDRQWGALMTGDESYAGSRSFEQLQNSVEKITGFKYLLPTHQGRAAENVLFSVLVKEGNIVPGNSHFDTTKGHIEFRKAHAVDCTIDEAFDINNPHPFKGNINLEKLEEIYKSHPKENIPFCLITITCNSSGGQPVSLENMKAVKALSDQYGIPVFFDSARFAENAYFIKKREQGQENRTIKEICKEIFSYGEGMTMSSKKDGLVNIGGFIALNNEEVFRKASNFTIIYEGFITYGGMAGRDMAALAVGLDEATEFAYLESRISQVEYLGNKLIEYGIPVQKPIGGHAVFIDSLSFLPNVSREEYPAQTLGLEIYKEAGIRTVEIGTLLADRDPETRQNRYPKLELVRLAIPRRTYTNNHMDYIAAAIKNVYERREEIAKGYKITWEPEILRHFTVQLEKA